One stretch of Paenibacillus sp. AN1007 DNA includes these proteins:
- a CDS encoding alpha/beta hydrolase — protein MQEVDIMRSIRSFLVEMLLKMTKQKLDAKEFMEQRREMNSIPYEVPTKLKHKYNITKERSLPVDTYVLKSDSQSDHRIVLYLPGGGYVEQPLTWHWHFLNQLRKQLHCTVYVPVYPKAPDYQYMDAIESVLMVYQHLLKIAKPENIVIMGDSAGGGLSLAFAQYLLEQGLPQPKDIILLSPWLDITLSNPAVLAMIDKEPMLNWDMLVEAGKRYAGETPRSHYLVSPIHGEIKNLGKISLFIGTHEFFLPDARKFKEKAARQFVDINYFEYPKMNHVFPVFPIPEAKKALGQIVEIINRQIL, from the coding sequence CAAAAGAATTTATGGAGCAGCGAAGAGAAATGAACAGCATCCCTTACGAAGTACCTACCAAACTTAAACATAAGTATAATATAACGAAGGAACGCAGCCTCCCGGTAGATACGTATGTGTTGAAATCTGATTCACAATCGGACCATCGGATCGTTCTATATTTGCCTGGCGGAGGATATGTTGAGCAGCCCTTGACATGGCATTGGCATTTTTTGAATCAACTGAGGAAGCAGTTACATTGTACGGTGTACGTTCCTGTTTACCCTAAAGCACCGGACTATCAGTATATGGATGCGATTGAGAGTGTACTCATGGTTTATCAGCATCTATTAAAAATAGCTAAACCCGAAAACATCGTCATCATGGGTGACTCTGCAGGTGGTGGCCTGTCACTAGCCTTTGCGCAGTATTTATTAGAACAAGGACTGCCGCAGCCCAAGGACATTATTCTGTTGTCACCGTGGCTTGATATAACATTAAGCAATCCGGCAGTACTCGCCATGATCGATAAAGAACCTATGTTGAACTGGGATATGCTGGTCGAGGCCGGGAAAAGATACGCCGGTGAAACTCCGCGCTCCCATTACTTGGTCAGCCCCATCCATGGAGAGATTAAAAATTTGGGTAAAATTTCATTATTTATTGGAACACATGAATTTTTCCTTCCGGATGCCCGCAAATTCAAAGAAAAAGCAGCCCGCCAATTCGTTGATATCAACTATTTCGAGTATCCAAAAATGAATCATGTCTTCCCCGTATTTCCTATACCAGAAGCCAAAAAGGCACTTGGACAGATTGTTGAGATTATTAATAGGCAGATATTGTGA
- a CDS encoding erythromycin esterase family protein — MKPWYKQVLLSTAAVCSLSMAGTGDTAYMTGLPTTVQETQMSSDLTWQDHIRSNAKTLTSVKPEKDDSYTDLTFLKSVLADKRMVSLGEASHGASEYNSMKVRLVKFLHEELGYNVIAFESNLSDSAVAYAQRHHMTTEQFMKSSIYGVWQVQENLPLFEYIAQQSKTDHPLILTGFDSQGADHSFITYIQHWFNQVDPGKAKAFAQTEQWYKEMNKINQIDDFNQQKKKIKEKYQALQQFVREHRDELNQAEADQTNLVPLIERVLQNRLDMLDNYHPHIVKMFAGIDPEKQLQMASYERDRVMAGNLTWLAENVYPNEKIIIWGHNYHIRKNNSTMITEHNGYDFDHNPYPTMGELLPYSLKQANYVIGLFAQEGSSKKNNGVEEKVLPHEKGSLEDIVGTDMGAARFINMRDEELNPATEWMYTPRTVKAWGVLDEKMIPRDQYDGILLIRSIHPSTRLAALDQ; from the coding sequence ATGAAACCATGGTACAAACAGGTATTATTATCTACAGCAGCGGTCTGCAGCTTAAGTATGGCAGGTACTGGTGATACCGCCTACATGACAGGACTGCCTACAACGGTTCAAGAGACTCAGATGTCATCCGATCTAACCTGGCAGGACCATATCCGCTCAAATGCGAAAACGTTAACATCAGTCAAACCTGAAAAAGATGATTCTTACACCGACTTAACTTTCCTGAAATCTGTTCTAGCGGATAAGCGCATGGTCAGTCTCGGTGAAGCTTCGCATGGGGCATCCGAATACAATTCGATGAAAGTCCGGCTCGTCAAATTCCTGCATGAGGAATTAGGTTATAACGTGATTGCATTCGAGTCTAATCTTTCGGATAGTGCTGTGGCGTATGCACAGAGACATCATATGACAACAGAACAATTTATGAAAAGCTCCATCTATGGCGTATGGCAGGTACAAGAGAACTTGCCGCTGTTCGAATACATCGCGCAGCAGAGTAAAACCGATCATCCGCTAATCCTGACTGGTTTTGACTCTCAAGGCGCAGACCATTCTTTTATTACTTATATTCAGCATTGGTTCAACCAAGTAGATCCAGGTAAAGCCAAAGCCTTTGCCCAGACGGAGCAGTGGTATAAGGAAATGAACAAGATTAACCAAATCGATGATTTTAATCAGCAAAAAAAGAAGATCAAAGAAAAGTATCAAGCTCTTCAACAATTCGTACGAGAACACCGAGATGAATTGAATCAAGCTGAGGCCGATCAGACCAACCTCGTGCCTTTGATTGAGCGTGTGTTACAAAACCGCTTGGATATGCTGGATAACTATCATCCTCACATCGTTAAGATGTTTGCCGGAATTGACCCTGAGAAACAGTTACAAATGGCGAGTTATGAACGAGACCGCGTCATGGCCGGTAACCTTACTTGGCTTGCTGAAAATGTCTATCCAAACGAGAAAATAATCATATGGGGTCATAACTATCACATACGTAAAAACAATTCGACGATGATTACAGAGCATAACGGGTACGATTTTGACCACAATCCTTATCCGACGATGGGAGAGCTGCTGCCTTACTCCCTCAAACAGGCAAATTATGTAATCGGGTTATTTGCCCAAGAAGGAAGTTCGAAGAAAAACAACGGGGTAGAGGAGAAAGTTCTCCCTCATGAGAAGGGCAGTCTTGAGGATATTGTGGGAACGGACATGGGTGCGGCCCGATTTATCAACATGAGAGACGAAGAGTTAAATCCAGCGACCGAATGGATGTATACACCTCGTACTGTCAAGGCATGGGGAGTATTGGATGAGAAAATGATTCCCCGAGATCAGTATGACGGAATCCTGCTCATTCGCAGCATTCACCCCTCCACCCGCTTGGCTGCGCTGGATCAATAA
- a CDS encoding SMI1/KNR4 family protein, with amino-acid sequence MDKVVLDFITWAELSGWMVTLKSEPELHLNQQWIARYKIIPDEYASFLRLVSQCMSTSEQTWFLCEADYNNSSNSEFHWNEYELISLEAAANDDVWKSEITSWWDQHLPIMMSVHDGYSYYAIDLSSETGAVVRGEEPEFEEVTKVAEDFPHFLQLMMSGSIAAEDF; translated from the coding sequence ATGGATAAAGTCGTTCTGGATTTCATCACATGGGCTGAATTAAGCGGTTGGATGGTAACCCTAAAGTCAGAACCTGAACTCCACCTGAATCAACAATGGATTGCCAGATACAAGATTATTCCCGACGAGTATGCCTCATTCTTACGTTTGGTCAGCCAATGCATGTCAACCAGCGAGCAGACCTGGTTCCTGTGCGAGGCTGACTACAATAACAGTTCCAATTCGGAATTCCACTGGAATGAATATGAATTAATCAGCCTCGAAGCAGCTGCAAACGATGATGTGTGGAAATCCGAAATCACGAGTTGGTGGGATCAGCATCTGCCGATAATGATGTCTGTTCATGATGGTTATTCCTATTATGCCATTGATCTATCCAGTGAAACTGGTGCGGTTGTGCGCGGGGAAGAACCTGAATTTGAAGAGGTTACAAAAGTGGCGGAAGATTTCCCCCATTTTTTACAACTGATGATGTCAGGTTCAATTGCTGCGGAAGATTTTTAA
- a CDS encoding FGGY-family carbohydrate kinase translates to MDQHLKRAIVSGNTSLGIEFGSTRIKAVMINNEFEIIASSSYDWENQWINHNWTYHAHEMIQGLQEVYARLKKQVMKNYGVSLHRIGSIGISGMMQGYLVLDKAAALLVPFRTWRNLTTSTAAASLTREFQYKIPERWSIAHLYQAILNNEEHVKNIKYMTTLSGYIHFLLTGRKVIGVGDASGMFPVNRSTRGYNEEMMEQFNELISRNDYPWKLEDILPSVYSAGEHAGYLHDVGANLLDPDGDLQAGIPFCPPEGDAGTGMVAANSIQTCSGSISAGTSIFAMIVLDKDIGVYPEIDMVTTPDGRPVGMVLANNCTSDINAWVRLFHEFCEALGYKADTSHLFHVLFNKALEAEPDGGGLLSYGYYSGEKITGITQGRPLFVRSPESRFTLANFMRTHLFSAFGALKLGMDILTEREDVKIDHILAHGGLFKTPLIGQKMCAAALNVPVSVMPTAGEGGAWGIAVLASYMMYKENNESLTDYLNLKVFNDVEAIRIDPDISDVNGFARFMERYTKGLAIEQAAVDHYRGKG, encoded by the coding sequence ATGGATCAACATCTGAAACGAGCGATCGTCAGCGGTAACACCTCGCTTGGTATTGAATTTGGATCGACACGAATCAAGGCCGTTATGATCAATAATGAATTCGAAATCATTGCTTCCAGCAGCTATGATTGGGAAAATCAATGGATTAATCATAACTGGACTTATCATGCACATGAGATGATTCAAGGGTTACAGGAAGTGTACGCTCGATTAAAAAAGCAGGTTATGAAGAACTATGGAGTGAGTCTGCACAGAATTGGTTCTATCGGAATATCCGGCATGATGCAGGGTTATCTTGTTCTGGATAAAGCAGCAGCATTGTTAGTTCCATTTCGTACTTGGCGTAATCTCACAACGAGTACGGCAGCAGCTTCGTTAACCCGGGAATTCCAATATAAAATTCCTGAGCGCTGGAGTATTGCGCATCTGTACCAAGCTATCTTAAACAATGAAGAACATGTAAAGAACATTAAATATATGACAACATTATCGGGTTACATTCACTTTCTTCTAACAGGCCGTAAAGTGATCGGGGTGGGGGATGCTTCAGGCATGTTCCCGGTCAATAGGTCGACAAGAGGATACAATGAAGAGATGATGGAGCAGTTCAACGAACTAATTAGCCGTAATGATTACCCCTGGAAGCTTGAAGACATTCTACCTTCTGTCTATTCAGCTGGTGAACATGCGGGTTATCTTCATGACGTTGGTGCGAATCTCCTCGACCCGGATGGTGATCTTCAAGCCGGTATTCCATTCTGTCCTCCGGAAGGGGATGCCGGAACAGGTATGGTGGCTGCGAACAGTATTCAGACATGCAGCGGCAGTATATCTGCAGGTACATCAATTTTTGCTATGATTGTTCTGGATAAAGATATAGGGGTATATCCCGAGATTGACATGGTGACTACACCTGATGGACGCCCTGTAGGTATGGTTCTTGCCAACAACTGCACTAGTGATATTAATGCATGGGTCAGATTATTTCATGAATTTTGTGAAGCGTTGGGATATAAAGCCGACACCAGTCACTTATTTCATGTTTTGTTCAATAAAGCGCTCGAAGCAGAACCGGATGGCGGCGGTTTGCTGAGTTATGGTTACTATTCGGGAGAGAAGATTACTGGCATAACCCAAGGACGTCCCTTATTTGTTCGTTCGCCAGAGAGCCGATTTACACTCGCTAATTTTATGAGAACACATCTGTTCAGTGCATTTGGCGCATTAAAGCTCGGTATGGACATTTTAACGGAGAGAGAGGATGTAAAGATTGACCATATCTTGGCACATGGCGGATTATTCAAAACGCCCTTAATTGGCCAGAAAATGTGCGCAGCTGCACTTAACGTTCCGGTATCTGTTATGCCTACTGCTGGTGAGGGCGGTGCATGGGGTATAGCAGTATTGGCTTCCTACATGATGTATAAGGAAAATAACGAGAGCTTGACAGATTACCTCAACCTGAAAGTGTTCAATGACGTGGAAGCAATCAGGATAGATCCAGACATTTCGGATGTGAACGGTTTTGCCCGGTTTATGGAACGGTACACGAAAGGACTTGCGATTGAGCAGGCGGCGGTAGATCATTACAGAGGAAAGGGTTGA
- a CDS encoding MFS transporter → MKKIFYVLALFFAALNLRPIITSVASMMSMIQTELGISALTASLMTTLPVLCMGLFAPATTTLSQRLGLERTIFISLLLITLATALRSADQSVTILIVTALVGGIGISLAGPLLSSFIKKYFPANPGIVSIYSVSMTIGAALASGLTIPIYTQRQHNLSFALSCWAILGIIAVFFWIGLVRKNKPSRSDIKRLRLPLGNKKAIQFTLFFGFMASMFYSLTAWISPIALSFGYSSQHAALLLTVFTLIQVPVALLIPNLVNRSGKIKQWLVLCSVSELIGLVLLLSPVPMLPAVLFLGIGAGGLFPLALMLPIMATNTPEEAGTWSAMSQMGGYIMGAFGPLVIGRIFDLSGQFYISIIAMLVIVLLMISVQLSMNMGRKAVEAHRGNEPQKN, encoded by the coding sequence GTGAAAAAAATATTTTATGTATTAGCTCTGTTCTTCGCAGCATTGAATCTGCGTCCCATCATCACTTCTGTGGCATCCATGATGAGTATGATTCAGACGGAACTGGGTATCAGCGCATTAACAGCAAGTCTGATGACTACATTACCCGTCCTGTGCATGGGACTGTTCGCCCCGGCCACCACAACGTTAAGTCAGCGTCTCGGTTTGGAGCGAACTATTTTCATCTCGCTTCTTCTCATTACACTCGCCACTGCACTCCGCAGTGCAGATCAATCGGTTACTATTTTGATCGTTACCGCGTTGGTCGGTGGGATTGGTATTAGTCTTGCCGGGCCATTGTTGTCCAGCTTTATTAAAAAGTATTTCCCGGCAAACCCTGGCATAGTCAGTATTTACTCCGTATCCATGACAATTGGAGCGGCCCTGGCATCTGGGTTGACCATTCCGATCTACACGCAACGTCAGCATAATCTTTCATTTGCTTTGTCCTGTTGGGCTATTTTGGGGATTATTGCAGTATTCTTCTGGATTGGGCTTGTTCGAAAAAACAAACCTTCCAGAAGCGATATAAAACGTCTCAGATTACCGTTGGGTAATAAAAAAGCAATTCAATTTACCTTGTTTTTTGGTTTCATGGCCAGCATGTTCTACAGCTTGACGGCATGGATTTCACCCATTGCCCTCAGCTTTGGATACAGTTCACAACATGCAGCGCTGCTTCTAACCGTATTCACATTGATTCAAGTTCCTGTCGCGTTATTGATTCCGAATCTTGTAAATCGATCCGGGAAGATCAAACAATGGCTTGTCTTGTGCAGTGTGTCTGAACTCATCGGTCTTGTGTTACTCTTGTCACCAGTGCCGATGCTTCCAGCAGTGCTTTTTCTCGGTATCGGTGCTGGTGGATTGTTTCCGCTAGCGCTGATGCTGCCCATCATGGCAACAAATACGCCTGAAGAAGCAGGAACGTGGTCAGCCATGTCACAAATGGGAGGTTATATCATGGGCGCTTTCGGCCCACTTGTTATAGGACGGATCTTTGATCTCAGCGGACAGTTTTATATCTCTATTATTGCCATGCTGGTCATTGTACTGCTAATGATTAGTGTACAGCTGTCCATGAACATGGGAAGAAAAGCTGTAGAAGCTCATCGGGGTAATGAACCACAAAAGAACTGA
- a CDS encoding LysR family transcriptional regulator — protein sequence MDTRNLTYFMAVFELLHFTKAAELLGISQPTLSQQIRLLEAEVGMPLFDRIGKKVVATEAGRLLHQYGMKMIQAEMDAKSAIQELRSEKRGTVRLAVLPSDLDFQLVPLFVEFKTRYPDTKLQAFSTIYVRDEVLTHKVDLGIGLRGPTDRRLVQIPLGSEPYELFVHSSSDLASRHEISLEELTQLALVMYPKGYIGRDLVDEVFREQGLELTTVMEAGSASSLLQLVAAGIGATIQPRELLKQHSGWEDIVTIPIAGAAPVRHMELSYYADRFISKAQQQLTEWLIGFFKSRTD from the coding sequence ATGGATACTCGAAATTTAACATATTTTATGGCGGTCTTCGAGCTTCTTCATTTCACGAAGGCGGCAGAACTTCTCGGGATTTCACAGCCTACGTTAAGTCAGCAGATACGTCTGCTTGAGGCTGAAGTGGGTATGCCTCTTTTTGATCGAATTGGCAAAAAAGTGGTTGCAACCGAGGCAGGCAGACTTCTACATCAATACGGTATGAAAATGATTCAGGCTGAAATGGATGCAAAAAGTGCGATTCAAGAGCTGCGATCGGAGAAACGAGGAACTGTTCGACTTGCTGTGTTACCCTCTGATCTTGATTTTCAACTCGTCCCGCTGTTTGTGGAATTCAAGACAAGGTACCCTGACACGAAATTACAGGCTTTCTCAACGATCTATGTACGAGACGAAGTATTAACACATAAAGTGGATCTTGGCATCGGGCTGCGTGGTCCTACCGATAGACGACTCGTGCAGATTCCTTTGGGGAGCGAGCCTTATGAATTATTTGTTCATTCTTCGAGTGATCTTGCGAGTAGACATGAAATAAGCCTTGAAGAATTGACGCAGCTTGCACTGGTCATGTACCCCAAAGGCTATATAGGTAGAGATTTGGTGGATGAGGTTTTCCGGGAACAAGGTTTGGAGTTAACTACGGTGATGGAAGCCGGTTCCGCATCCTCCCTGCTGCAGCTTGTAGCAGCAGGGATCGGTGCGACAATCCAGCCGAGAGAGCTGTTAAAGCAGCATTCGGGCTGGGAAGATATTGTAACGATACCTATTGCGGGTGCCGCACCTGTTCGGCACATGGAACTAAGCTACTATGCAGATCGATTCATCAGTAAAGCGCAGCAGCAGCTAACGGAATGGCTGATCGGATTTTTCAAATCTAGAACGGATTGA
- a CDS encoding SH3 domain-containing protein encodes MNPYKVIHSHQSNYPDPIVLTRGEIVHYGEEDTQFPNWIFCEAVQSKKRGWVPKQILSSPNEELLASVQEDYSAHELNVIPGMIVKKELELNEWSLVLTAEGEKGWVPNKVITPIET; translated from the coding sequence ATGAATCCGTATAAAGTAATTCATTCACATCAGTCGAATTATCCAGATCCCATTGTATTAACCAGAGGAGAGATTGTACATTATGGGGAGGAAGATACTCAATTTCCCAACTGGATTTTTTGTGAAGCGGTCCAATCTAAAAAGCGCGGCTGGGTGCCAAAACAAATACTAAGTTCACCTAATGAAGAGCTTTTGGCGAGTGTTCAAGAGGACTACTCTGCGCATGAATTGAACGTTATACCGGGTATGATTGTAAAAAAAGAGCTGGAACTGAATGAATGGAGTCTCGTACTCACTGCAGAAGGCGAGAAGGGGTGGGTACCTAATAAAGTAATCACCCCGATTGAAACGTGA
- a CDS encoding TetR/AcrR family transcriptional regulator, protein MENTENKKIRQGSSEKRAKIIAAARDLFLSDGFDRSSVDAVAARAGVSKRTVYDYYGDKLNLLIAVAEETSEAVLELIKQGISDYLRKFENLEQALCLFCEQFVASAKGSSDYSALIRLITVEADNLPSSFLEKLDNAAEEELIRRFTEFGQTGLLHVPDPEMAAKHFAALTFLLVFNRPGGTGALEEAQTKRIITEGVRVFLCAYGQPTVHNED, encoded by the coding sequence ATGGAGAATACGGAAAACAAAAAAATACGCCAAGGCTCTTCAGAGAAACGAGCTAAAATTATTGCGGCAGCACGAGATCTATTTCTATCAGACGGGTTTGATCGTTCCAGCGTTGATGCAGTCGCAGCCAGGGCGGGGGTGTCTAAACGAACCGTTTATGATTATTATGGGGACAAACTGAACCTACTGATTGCTGTTGCGGAAGAAACGAGTGAGGCAGTGCTGGAACTGATCAAGCAGGGCATTTCAGATTACCTCAGGAAGTTCGAGAATCTGGAACAGGCGCTGTGTTTGTTCTGCGAACAATTCGTCGCTTCTGCTAAAGGCTCGTCGGATTACAGCGCTTTAATCCGTCTGATCACGGTGGAAGCGGACAACCTGCCATCCTCGTTTTTGGAAAAGCTGGATAACGCAGCAGAAGAGGAGCTTATTAGGAGGTTTACCGAGTTTGGACAAACCGGACTGCTCCATGTACCCGATCCTGAAATGGCAGCAAAACACTTTGCTGCATTAACGTTTTTATTGGTGTTTAATCGACCGGGTGGAACGGGTGCTTTGGAGGAAGCACAGACCAAACGTATTATTACTGAAGGTGTACGTGTCTTCCTCTGCGCTTATGGACAACCTACCGTTCATAACGAAGATTAA
- a CDS encoding FAD-dependent monooxygenase, producing MKTTQSVVDVLIIGAGPTGLTLACDLARRSVDHRIIERSISYNAASRAKGIQPRSLEVVDDLQAVHYITDTGVVDLPVRYYTEEGRSADKRAITVSASAELETPYPDPVWIAQFDVEKALREQYGVLGGQVELGVEAVGLVQELDSVVVTVNTPQGEEHIRARYVVGADGGKSNIRKFIHLPLVGKTHDQERWYLGDVRLEGLDRDHIHIWTSPEGMIGVTPLPKSDIWQLQATISAEIEEPEEPSLEVYQAMFDRRAGARRVQLTDASWLSIYRINVRMVETYRKGRVFLAGDAAHVHSPAGGQGMNTGIQDAYNLGWKLEAVLRGADNALLDTYDEERRPVARAVLEDSTKKMGGVLGTATERGALSRTLSAISDDLTTGLLVSYRSSSLTRPTLRTIAARTMPGDRAPNAESLQGIGFAGNLFDLFRGPHWTLLAFVDDTNQLNWKNFAYDELHVHCILPPHAQETAGIIDAAGNAYRIYDAVNEELVLIRPDGYIALRTSIADCSSILQYLNSILSPKLI from the coding sequence ATGAAAACTACGCAGTCTGTTGTTGATGTGCTCATTATCGGAGCTGGACCGACAGGGCTTACATTAGCCTGCGACCTTGCTCGCCGCAGCGTCGATCATCGTATTATCGAACGCAGTATTTCGTATAATGCAGCATCTCGTGCCAAAGGAATCCAGCCCCGCTCGCTGGAAGTCGTCGATGATTTGCAGGCTGTTCATTACATTACGGACACAGGTGTCGTAGATTTGCCTGTTCGTTATTATACGGAAGAAGGCCGGAGTGCGGATAAGCGAGCTATAACCGTCTCAGCCAGCGCCGAACTTGAAACACCTTACCCTGATCCGGTCTGGATTGCTCAATTTGATGTAGAAAAAGCGCTGCGCGAACAATATGGGGTACTCGGCGGCCAAGTTGAATTGGGGGTTGAAGCCGTAGGACTTGTACAGGAATTGGATAGTGTTGTGGTAACCGTTAACACACCGCAGGGAGAAGAGCATATTCGAGCTCGTTATGTAGTCGGTGCTGACGGAGGCAAAAGCAATATCCGCAAGTTTATTCATCTGCCACTGGTTGGAAAAACACACGATCAAGAGCGGTGGTATCTTGGCGATGTACGTCTGGAAGGTCTGGATCGTGATCATATTCATATCTGGACTTCCCCCGAGGGAATGATTGGGGTGACACCATTACCGAAATCCGACATTTGGCAGCTTCAGGCTACAATTTCGGCAGAAATTGAGGAACCAGAGGAGCCGTCGCTCGAAGTGTATCAAGCTATGTTTGACCGACGGGCGGGTGCCAGACGAGTTCAGCTCACGGATGCCTCCTGGCTCTCCATCTACAGAATCAACGTAAGAATGGTTGAAACTTACCGCAAAGGCCGAGTTTTCCTCGCTGGCGATGCTGCTCATGTTCATTCCCCGGCTGGCGGTCAAGGCATGAATACGGGGATACAGGATGCGTACAATCTCGGATGGAAGCTGGAAGCCGTTCTGCGTGGAGCGGATAACGCTCTGCTTGACACGTACGATGAGGAGCGGCGTCCTGTTGCACGAGCCGTGCTTGAGGACAGCACCAAAAAGATGGGAGGGGTCTTGGGAACGGCGACTGAACGCGGAGCTTTATCCCGAACGTTAAGCGCCATTTCCGACGATTTGACGACCGGACTGCTTGTTTCCTATCGTTCAAGTTCTCTTACCCGCCCTACTCTTCGCACAATTGCTGCGCGTACAATGCCTGGGGATCGGGCGCCTAACGCCGAGAGTCTGCAAGGCATAGGGTTTGCAGGCAATCTTTTTGACCTGTTTCGAGGGCCGCACTGGACTCTTTTGGCTTTTGTAGACGATACCAATCAGCTCAATTGGAAGAACTTCGCCTACGACGAACTCCATGTGCACTGCATCCTGCCGCCGCATGCACAGGAGACGGCAGGCATCATCGACGCAGCAGGGAATGCTTATCGAATTTACGATGCAGTAAACGAAGAACTTGTATTGATTCGTCCCGACGGTTACATCGCACTGCGCACTTCCATTGCAGACTGTTCATCAATTCTGCAGTACTTGAATTCGATATTATCACCCAAGCTCATCTGA